A window of the Equus asinus isolate D_3611 breed Donkey chromosome 20, EquAss-T2T_v2, whole genome shotgun sequence genome harbors these coding sequences:
- the LOC106843917 gene encoding olfactory receptor 10Z1-like, with product MAVKLSHNLHTPMYFFLCGLSFSETCTTMVILPRMLVDLLSDSKTISLPECATQMFFFFGFSNNNCFTMVVKSYDRYTAIHNPLHYAVRMTQKVCFQLMMASWMVGFLVSLCVVITVFNLSFYDSNLIQRFFCDISPVVSLACDYTLYHEMAIFVLSAFVLVGSFILIMISYVFIGSIILKMPSAKGRYKAFSTCSSHLTVVCIHYGFACFVYLRSKDSDSFLEDMPMAVAYTVLTPLLHPIVYSLRHKDIQVALRKVVDNAIRFISQTVNKRNLNI from the coding sequence ATGGCCGTCAAGCTCAGTCACAaccttcacacccccatgtactttttcctctgtgGTCTGTCCTTTTCAGAAACTTGTACCACTATGGTAATCCTCCCCCGTATGTTAGTGGACTTGCTGTCAGACAGCAAGACTATTTCTCTTCCTGAGTGTGCcacacagatgtttttcttctttggcttctCAAACAATAACTGCTTCACCATGGTTGTCAAGTCCTATGACCGTTACACTGCCATTCACAACCCACTGCATTATGCTGTCCGGATGACCCAAAAGGTCTGCTTTCAGCTCATGATGGCCTCTTGGATGGTTGGATTCCTGGTTTCTCTGTGCGTTGTCATCACTGTATTCAACCTGTCTTTCTATGACTCCAACCTCATCCAGCGCTTCTTCTGTGACATCTCCCCTGTGGTCTCCCTTGCTTGTGATTACACTTTGTATCATGAAATGGCTATTTTTGTGCTCTCTGCCTTTGTGTTGGTGGGaagctttattttaattatgatttCTTATGTCTTCATTGGGTCCATAATTTTGAAGATGCCTTCTGCAAAGGGGAGGTATAAGGCCTTCTCAACTtgctcctcccacctcactgTAGTGTGCATCCACTATGGATTTGCttgctttgtttatttgaggtCCAAGGACAGTGACTCATTCCTTGAAGATATGCCGATGGCTGTGGCATATACAGTGCTGACACCTCTGCTTCATCCCATAGTATACAGTCTAAGACACAAAGATATTCAGGTAGCCCTAAGGAAGGTAGTAGACAATGCAATTAGGTTTATCTCTCAGACGGTTAATAAAAGAAacttgaacatttaa